One Centroberyx gerrardi isolate f3 chromosome 2, fCenGer3.hap1.cur.20231027, whole genome shotgun sequence DNA window includes the following coding sequences:
- the fbxw5 gene encoding F-box/WD repeat-containing protein 5 — MECGPALPDSLVLEIFLRLPHDAVLRAGLTCRQWLAVSRDEFLWRELFYSYYRIPRSVPRHPAAVSWCREFKRLFDCIPCVEVQTLREHHDQVLHLAFSHRGHRFSSCSKDCTVKLWDTERPDGTISLVHSTSMRQFNWGYTQFSQFNADDSLLLVSGVYLGPHHSCSGEIAVISLDNYTLLSRVRNKPYDVFGCWLNETHLISGNLHWIGNMTSCSVLWLNKAFQDIESENVNVVKRLFKIQNINASTIRTVMVAHCRRHDNPDLLLDYEAQSQARAQAQSQGGQQHQPLLFDLGTTDSEEEEEEEQDEERQKEMRLHGLSTPRLPQPTVSGLEHVIQGCQSVGARELEIEAKVARMMGRAHTKAPDPSLIGSSAPGEGEDKTYLLFTTGSLTYSPHQIGIKRIMPDQMTTCGPVLGEERSSEEFFDSLDHVIDIHGHIIGMGLSPDHRYLYVNSRAWPAGCVISDPMSPPPIAEEIDLHVIDLKSLREERRSLRAHRAFTPNDECFFIFLDVSRDFVASGAEDKHGYIWDRHYNICLARLAHDDVVNSVAFSPADQELLLSASDDSTIKVWRSPRMVRLAQTPARPPRPRNLLSSWLGRNRNATSANGVNGKP, encoded by the exons ATGGAGTGTGGCCCAGCTCTGCCGGACAGCCTGGTGTTGGAGATCTTCCTGCGTCTACCCCATGATGCGGTGTTGAGAGCTGGTCTGACCTGCAGACAGTGGCTGGCTGTGTCCAGAGATGAGTTCCTGTGGAGGGAGCTGTTCTACAGCTACTACCGCATCCCCCGCTCCGTACCCCGCCACCCAG CGGCCGTGTCATGGTGTAGGGAGTTCAAGCGTCTCTTTGACTGTATCCCCTGTGTGGAGGTTCAGACCCTGAGAGAGCACCATGACCAAGTCCTCCACCTGGCTTTCTCCCACAGGGGTCACCgtttctcctcctgctccaaaGACTGCACTGTCAAG CTGTGGGACACGGAGCGGCCGGATGGTACTATATCCTTGGTGCACAGCACCAGCATGCGGCAGTTCAACTGGGGCTACACCCAGTTCTCTCAGTTCAATGCAGATGACAGCCTGCTGCTAGTGTCCGGTGTCTACCTGGGCCCGCACCACTCCTGCTCTGGGGAAATCGCCGTCATCAGCCTGG ACAATTACACGCTCTTGTCGCGGGTAAGGAACAAGCCCTATGACGTGTTTGGCTGCTGGCTGAATGAGACCCACTTGATCTCTGGGAACCTGCATTGGATAGGCAACATGACGTCCTGCTCTGTGCTCTGGCTCAATAAAGCCTTCCAG GATATTGAATCAGAGAATGTCAATGTTGTCAAGCGCCTTTTCAAGATCCAGAACATCAATGCCAGCACCATCCGCACAGTGATGGTGGCCCACTGTAGGCGTCATGACAACCCAGACTTGCTGCTAGACTATGAGGCTCAGTCGCAGGCCCGGGCCCAGGCCCAAAGCCAGGGGGGGCAGCAGCACCAACCCCTTCTCTTTGACTTGGGTACCACTGAcagtgaggaagaagaggaggaagagcaggatgaggagCGGCAGAAGGAAATGAGGCTACATGGCCTCTCCACTCCTCGCCTCCCCCAACCCACCGTCTCAGGTCTGGAGCATGTTATACAG GGTTGTCAGAGTGTCGGGGCCCGGGAGCTGGAGATTGAGGCCAAGGTGGCCCGGATGATGGGCAGAGCCCACACGAAGGCCCCCGACCCCAGCCTCATCGGCTCCTCTGCCCCcggggagggagaggacaagACTTACCTGCTCTTCACCACTGGCAGCCTTACGTACTCCCCTCACCAGATAG GTATTAAGCGGATCATGCCTGACCAGATGACCACATGTGGACCTGTCCTCGGGGAGGAGCGGAGTTCAGAGGAGTTCTTTGATTCGCTGGACCATGTGATTGACATCCACGGTCACATCATTGGTATGGGCCTTTCTCCAGACCATAG GTACCTTTATGTGAACAGCCGGGCTTGGCCAGCAGGATGCGTGATCTCTGACCCCATGTCCCCGCCCCCCATTGCTGAGGAGATCGACCTGCATGTCATCGACCTGAAGAgcctgagggaagagagaaggagccTGCGCGCCCATCGAGCCTTCACACCCAACGACGAGTGCTTCTTTATCTTCCTAGACGTCAGCAGAGACTTTGTTGCCAG TGGAGCGGAGGACAAGCATGGCTACATCTGGGATCGCCACTACAACATCTGCCTAGCACGTCTGGCACACGACGACGTGGTCAACTCGGTGGCCTTCAGCCCCGCTGACCAggagctgctgctctctgccagCGACGACTCCACCATCAAGGTGTGGCGTTCACCACGCATGGTCCGCTTGGCACAGACCCCCGCCCGGCCGCCGAGGCCCCGCAACCTCCTGTCCTCCTGGCTGGGCCGCAACAGGAACGCCACGTCAGCCAACGGTGTCAATGGAAAACCTTGA